The Caloenas nicobarica isolate bCalNic1 chromosome 15, bCalNic1.hap1, whole genome shotgun sequence genome includes a region encoding these proteins:
- the LOC135994972 gene encoding ammonium transporter Rh type A-like, with protein MAVSPPACPRRLLPLSLGLFQGTLLLFFTLFVTYDEPSVQAEDASVVANQLYSIFPLFQDIQVMLVVGLGLLLTFLPRYGLSVLTHNFLLLNFSTQWALVLQGLFHHFQHGQVHLDLRNLLTAEFAAVTVLISVGAVLGRTSPCQLLVVAACEVPVYLASEWAIVSRLGVLDVGGTITIHVFSCYFGLGVSKALFGAVHWPVHPKETPTPHSDLMSLVGTLILWVFWPSFVAILCQPGDAQQRAILNTLLAMSASAVTTVVASSLLERDGKLSPSHLQNGSLAGGVAIGAVANMAMPPVAALTLGSLSAVVCVLGFKFLTPFLARKLLLQDQCSIHNLHGLPGILGAAASAVAILVASKDTSGSQVSPTGGNAREAAWGRWGDSGAGGQALCQVAGLAVAIGGSLVTGLLTGAALRLPCLARPPEQLCLDDSLYFKMMDQGGSRGPGSTTEEGVLALKEQV; from the coding sequence ATGGCCGTGTCACCCCCTGCCTGTCCACGCCgcctcctgcccctctccctgGGGCTCTTCCAGGGCACCCTGCTCCTCTTCTTCACCCTCTTCGTCACCTACGATGAGCCCTCGGTGCAGGCAGAGGATGCCAGCGTGGTGGCCAACCAGCTCTACAGCATCTTCCCCCTCTTCCAGGACATCCAGGTGAtgctggtggtggggctggggctcctgCTGACATTCCTGCCTCGTTACGGGCTCAGTGTCCTCACCCACAACTTCCTCCTGCTCAACTTCTCCACGCAATGGGCGCTGGTGCTGCAGGGCTTGTTCCATCACTTCCAACATGGCCAGGTCCACCTGGACCTCCGCAACCTCCTCACCGCTGAGTTCGCTGCCGTGACGGTGCTCATCTCTGTGGGGGCTGTCCTGGGGAGGACCAGCCCCTGTCAGCTCCTCGTCGTGGCTGCCTGCGAAGTCCCTGTCTACCTTGCCAGCGAGTGGGCCATTGTCAGCCGGCTGGGTGTCCTGGATGTGGGGGGCACCATCACAATCCATGTCTTCTCCTGCTATTTTGGCCTCGGTGTGTCCAAGGCTCTGTTTGGGGCAGTGCATTGGCCGGTGCACCCCAAGGAGACCCCGACACCCCACTCAGACCTCATGTCCCTGGTGGGGACCCTCATCCTCTGGGTTTTCTGGCCCAGCTTCGTGGCCATCCTCTGCCAACCAGGAGATGCCCAGCAGCGTGCCATCCTGAACACCCTCCTGGCCATGAGCGCCAGTGCCGTGACAACCGTGGTGGCCTCCAGCCTGCTGGAGAGGGACGGCAAGCTCAGCCCCAGCCACCTGCAGAATGGCAGCCTGGCCGGGGGGGTGGCCATTGGCGCGGTGGCCAATATGGCCATGCCACCGGTGGCTGCCctcaccctgggcagcctctcaGCTGTGGTGTGTGTCCTCGGCTTCAAGTTCCTCACCCCGTTCCTGGCCAGaaagctcctgctccaggaccAGTGCAGCATCCACAACCTCCACGGCTTGCCCGGCATCctgggagctgcagccagcGCTGTGGCCATCCTGGTGGCATCCAAGGACACCTCCGGGTCCCAGGTGTCCCCCACCGGGGGCAATGCCAGAGAGGCGGCATGGGGACGGTGGGGGGACAGTGGGGCAGGTGGGCAGGCGCTGTGCCAGGTGGCAGGGCTGGCGGTGGCCATCGGTGGCTCGCTGGTCACCGGGCTGCTCACCGGTGCCGCGCTCcggctgccctgcctggcccGGCCGCCCGAGCAGCTCTGCCTCGATGACTCGCTGTATTTTAAGATGATGGATCAGGGTGGGAGCCGGGGGCCTGGCAGCACCACCGAGGAAGGAGTTCTGGCTCTGAAGGAGCAGGTTTAG